In the genome of Verrucomicrobiota bacterium, the window TCGAGTAGCGCTCGTCTTGTTCACGCAAGTCCATGAGACTTCCTCCTCGTTCCTGTCCAAAGACGGACTTGCCATGTTCCCTGCCTGTGGGCACACGGAACAGGGGAGGCGTCTCCAGCCCGAGCGACAGCTCCGCCGTGTTTGCGATGAAAACATGATATCTCAGGTGCCCATCATCGCCAAGCACGCAAGCGCGGCGAAATGAAGCCCGCCACTGGGCAAAGAAACGCGGGGCCTGTCATATAGGACAGACCCCGCGTCGAGTCTCTCGCGTCGCGGATCAAACGTCCGCGTCCCGGCCTCAGCGGCCGAAACACAGCTCTTTTCAGAGCCCCGCGTCGGCCTTGAGGGCTTCGACCTTGTCGAGTTTTTCCCACGTGAAGCCGTTGTTGGCTCCGCCGTTGCGGCCGAAGTGGCCGTGGCGGGCGGTTTCTTTGTAGATCGGGCGCCGCAGATCGAGGTTCTTGATGATCATGGCAGGGCGCAGATCCCAATGCTTGTAGATGAGTTCGACGACGCGCGCATGCGGCAGCTTGCCGGTGTCGAACATGACGACGTTGATGGCCAGCGGCTTGGCCACGCCGATGGCGTAGCTGACCTGGATCTCGCACTCGTCGGCGATGCCGGCGGCGACGATGTTCTTGGCGACGTGGCGCGCCGCGTACGAGGCCGAGCGGTCGACCTTCGACGGGTCCTTGCCGCTGAAGGCCCCGCCGCCATGGCTCCCCCTGCCGCCGTAGCTGTCAACGATGATCTTGCGCCCCGTCAGGCCGCAATCAGCCTTCGGGCCGCCGAAGACGAACCGGCCCGTCGGGTTGATGTGGTAGACGGTCTTGCTGTCGAGCATCGCGGCGGGGATGATCTTCTTGATGATCTCCTCCATGACGCCTTCGCGCACGGTCTTGATCGGGACGTCCTGGGTCTGCGTCGAGAAAACAACCGTGTGGACGCGCTTGGGCTTGCGCCCGACGTACTCGATGGTGACTTGGCACTTGCCGTCCGGGCGCAGCCACGGGAGCACCTTCTTCTCGCGCACCTCGGCCTGGCGCTCCATGAGCCGGTGGGCCAACTGGATCGGCATCGGCATGAGCTCGGTGGTCTCGCGGCACGCGTACCCGAACATGAGGCCCTGGTCACCGGCGCCTTGCTCGTGGTCGGGCTTCTCATCGACACCCATGGCGATGTCGGGCGACTGCTTGTCGAGCGAGGTGATGACCGCGCAGGTCTCGTAGTCGAAACCCATCTCAGGGTCGGTGTAGCCGATCTCCCTGATCGTCTGCCGGACGATGTCGGGGATGTGGACGTAACAGCTCGTGGTGATTTCGCCGGCCACGAACGCCAGCCCGGTGGTCACCAACGTCTCGCACGCCACGCGCCCCATCGGGTCCTGGCGCATGATCTCGTCGAGGACTGCGTCGGAGATCTGGTCGGCCACCTTGTCGGGGTGGCCCATCGAGACCGATTCCGAGGTGAAAAGGTAATCGCTTGCTCCCATGCTTCTTGTGCCGCCTCCGTCTCTACTGGTCAGGGATGTCCGCTCCGGGTTTCAGGCTACTTCGCGTTCTGTTGGGCGAAGAAGCGGTCGGCTTCCTCGTAGGCCTTCAGGTCGCCGATATCATACCACGTTCCCGCAAACGGGAAACCGTAGACGTCGGTTTGCTTGTGGAGCCAGGCAACATAGTGGCCCGGCGCATCAGGGTTGCCGCCCGCGTCGAGGTACTGCTTGACGCGGGCGACGTCATCGGGCGCATAGCAGTACAAGCACACGGCGAACAGGTTCGACTTCGGGTCCGGCGGCTTCTCGCGGAACGAGACGATGCGGCCCGTCTCGTCGAGCACGGTCTCGTTGTAGCGCTTGATCGCCTCGAGGTCGTCGAGCCGGTAGAGCCCGACCGCCGAGCCGTGCGTGTTGGAGAAGGCCGCGAAGTCGCGCAGATCGAACGTGAAGATGTTGTCGCCGCCGACGATGAGCATTGAGTCGGCGATCCGGTGCTTCTGGACGACGAGGTTGATGTCGCCGATGGCGCCGAGCCGGTCGTCGTTGCTCAGGGTGCCGTCGTTGACCGCAGTGATCGGCTTGGAGCATGGCGTCTCGGCCGCCCACGCGGCGAAGGCCTTCGAGAACTTCTCGTTGGTCACCACGTAGATGTGATCGATCTCGTCGATACGCTCGAGCTGCTCGAGCAGGTAGTTGATGATCAGCTTCCCGCCGACGGGCAGCAGCGGCTTCGCTTTGTCCTTCGTGAGCGGGTAGAGGCGCGTGCCGTAACCGGCGGCCAGAATCAACGCTTTCATGGTGCTGGACGTTCCTTCTTGCGCTGTGGTTGCGGACAAGGCGGACTGTATACACGCCGCAGCGCCGGGATGCAAGCCTTACGCCGCGGCCTGGGACAGCACCATCCGACTCGGGTACGGCGCCGGCTGTCGGGGCGGACCGTCAGCCCTGTTGTTCGTAGAGGGCGGGGAGGATGCTGCGCAAGCGCTCGCTCGCCATCTCCTGGATACGGTCGGCGCGGTGGTACTTGAGCAGCTCGCGCGCGAAGTCGACGGCTTCGGCGTAGGAGATGCTTCGGATGACCTTCTTGATCTTCGGCACGGCGATGGCGCTCGTGCTCAGCTCGTCGATGCCCATGCCGACCAGCACCATGGCGATCGAGGGGTCGGCGGCCATCTCGCCGCACATGCCGACCCAGATGTCGTTGGCGTGTGCCGCGTCGATGGTCATCTTGATCAGCCGCAGCACGCCCGGATGGCACGGCTTGTACAGGTGCGCGATCCGGTCGTTGGTCCGCTCGACGGCGAGCGTGTACTGGATCAGGTCATTGGTGCCGATGCTGAAGAAATCGACCTCGCCGGCGATGATGTCGGCGGTGACCGCCGCGCTCGGCACCTCGATCATGGCGCCGATCTCGAACCGCTCACTGAACGGCACCCCTTCGCGGAGCAGCTCTTCCTTGGCTTCGTCGAGGATCGCGTTGGCGCTTACGACCTCGTCGACGCTCGAGATCATCGGGTACATGAGCTTGAGGTTGCCGTGGACGCTCGCGCGCAGGATGGCCCGAAGCTGCGTCTTGAAAATATCGACCCGCTCGAGGCAGAACCGGATCGCGCGCCACCCGAGGAACGGATTGAGTTCGAACGGGATATCGAGGTGCGAGACGAATTTGTCTCCGCCCAAGTCGAAGGTGCGGATGATGACCGGGTCCGGCTTGAGTCCCTCGAGGATGGCCTTGTAGGCCTCGAACTGCTCCTCTTCGGTCGGGAGCTCGTCGCGGCTCATGTAGAGGAACTCGGTGCGGTACAGGCCGATGCCCTCGGCGCCGTTGGCGCGCGCGCTCGCGATCTCCTCAGGCACCTCGATGTTGGCCGAGAGCACGACGCGGTGGCCGTCGGTCGTCACGGCGGGCTGCTCGCGGATCTCGACGAGTTCCTCTTCGAACGCCTTGATTCGGAAGATCTCACGGTTGTAGCGCTGGACGGTCTCCTCGACCGGGTTCACAACGACAATGCCGCGGTTGCCGTCGACGATGAGCTGCTCGCCGTCCTGGATCTTGACGCTCATGTCGTGCAGGCCCACCACGGCGGGAATACCCATCGAAGAGGCCATGATCGCCGTGTGCGACGTGCGGCCGCCCATGTCCGTCGCGAACGCCAGCACCTTGCCGCGCTCCATCATCGCGGCGTCCGACGGCGCGATGTCGTGGGCGACGATGACCGACGCGAACGGCAGCTCGCCCATGGTGCGCGGGCGGCGTTGGGCCAGGTTGGTCAGGATGCGGTCGCGCACGTCGCGGATGTCCGTGCGGCGCTCGCGGAACAGCTCGTCGTCGATGTCGCTCAGAAGCTGGATATAGCGTTCGATCGCCTCGGTGAACACCACCTCGACGTTGAGCAGCCGCCGCCCCAGGGCCTCCTTAACCTCGGCGGCCAGGTGCGAGTCGTTGATGATGTGGATCTGGAAATCGAAGATCTTGGCCTGCTCTTCGCCGATCTCGCGCCCCACCCGCTCGCGCACCGACACGATCTGCTCGCGGCTCAGCCCGAGCGCCTCGCGGAAACGCGCGTACTCGGCCTCGACCTGCTCAGCCTTGATGGGGCGCTGCGGCAGCGTGCCCATCTCCTGGCGGAAGAGATGGGCGACGCCGATGGCGACGCCCGGTGAAACGCCGATGCCGTAATGTGATCTCTCGGTCGGCACGTCAGTCCTCTCCGAACTTGTCTTCGACCAGCTTGCCGATGGCGCTCAACGCCTCCTCGGCGTCGGGGCCCGAGGCGATGAAGCGCAGCATCGTGTCCTGTCCCGCCGCGAGGGTGATGATGCCCATGATGCTCTTGGCGTTTACCTGGTCACCGCCTTTGCGGATATGGATGTCGGCCCGGTAGCGGGCCGCAAGCTGGGCCAACTGCGAGGCCGGCCGCGCGTGCAGTCCGAGCGTGTTGACGATACGAATATCCCGGACCACTCTGTTGGGTTTCGCCGCGCTCGATGTGCTCATCGGTGCCAGACCGCTCCGTGCCTTGGTGGCTGACTGCTGTGACCGCGCTCCGGGCCGCCCTACGGCTTGGTCATAATGCCCACGAGTCGCTCGTTGAGTTGCTTGGCCGGGTTGTAGCCCGTGGCCTTGAGCCGGTGCGTCAGGGCGGCGGTCTCCACCATGAGCACGATGTCGCGTCCGACGCGCACGGGGATCAGCAGGTGCGGCACGGGTTTGCCGAGGATTGAAATCGTCTCCTCCTCGATGCCGAGCCGTTCGTATTCCTTCTCCGGGTCCCAGCGCTCGAGCGTGACCACGAGGTCGATGGGCGCCTCCTCCTTGAAGCACACCGCGCCGAACAATGCCTGCACGTTGATGATGCCCAGGCCGCGGATCTCCATGTGGTGGCGCGTCAGCTCGGCACCCGTGCCGACCAGGTAACGGCCCTCGCGCAGCCGGATGCGCACGATGTCGTCGGTGATGAGCCGGTGGCCCTTCTCGATCAGGCCGAGCGAGGTCTCGCTCTTGCCGACGCCGCCCTTGCCGCGGATGAGCACGCCGACACCGTAGACCTCGACCATGTTACCCGGGATCGACACCGTGGGGGCAAACTCCTCGTCGAGGAACAGCGTGAGGCGGTTCACAAGGTTCATCGTGATCAGCGGCGTGCGGAATAGCGGCACATTGAAGCTGTTGGCTTCCTCGAGCAGTTCCTCGGGCGGCCGGTAGTTGCGCGCCACGATCATGCACGGGATGTTGCGCTCCATGAGCCGGCGGATGCGCTCGCGGCGCACGTCGCTCGGAAGCGAGCGCATGTAGAAGATCTCGACCTTGCCGAGCACCTGGATGCGGCGCCAGGCGAAGTAGTCGAAGAAGCCCGTCATGGCCAAGCCGGGGCGTTCGACCTCGGCTACCTTGATGCGGCGGTTCATGCCGCGCTCGCCGGCCTGAGTCGTCAGCCGCAGCTCGTCGGCCATCCGCTCGTAGAGGTATCCAACACGTATCCCGCGCATGCGAACTCACCACGTGTGTGAAATCGCGCTACCTTAGCACCCGGCTGTCCCCGGAATCACGGAAAAAAGGTTCCTGGGGCAGACCACACCTCTGGCCGGGCGACTGAATAGGCTAGGCCCCTACGGGACAGAGAAGCAGTGATGCGCTGGTCTACTCGTCGCGGGGCTCGCTGTTCCCGAAGTCGGTGCCGAGTTCGGCTTCGAGCTCGACTTCCGCCTCGACCTCGAGCTCGGCGTCGAGCTCCTCGAAGTCGACCTCCTCGTCGGTCTCCTCGCCCAAGGCGATCTGGGGAGCCGAGGGATCGAGCTCGTGTTTGTGCTTGCGCTGGACTTTCTCCTTGAAGCGCTGGAGCTGGCGCTCGACCTTCGCGATGGCGCTGTCGACCGAGGCCCGGGCGTCCGGCA includes:
- the raiA gene encoding ribosome-associated translation inhibitor RaiA, coding for MKTTITGHHFDLDDDLRAYATERIERLQKFTMNIVDAHLVVDHVRAAYKAEVIVRADHQRFFGEDSLPDARASVDSAIAKVERQLQRFKEKVQRKHKHELDPSAPQIALGEETDEEVDFEELDAELEVEAEVELEAELGTDFGNSEPRDE
- a CDS encoding HPr family phosphocarrier protein — translated: MSTSSAAKPNRVVRDIRIVNTLGLHARPASQLAQLAARYRADIHIRKGGDQVNAKSIMGIITLAAGQDTMLRFIASGPDAEEALSAIGKLVEDKFGED
- a CDS encoding nucleotidyltransferase family protein, producing the protein MKALILAAGYGTRLYPLTKDKAKPLLPVGGKLIINYLLEQLERIDEIDHIYVVTNEKFSKAFAAWAAETPCSKPITAVNDGTLSNDDRLGAIGDINLVVQKHRIADSMLIVGGDNIFTFDLRDFAAFSNTHGSAVGLYRLDDLEAIKRYNETVLDETGRIVSFREKPPDPKSNLFAVCLYCYAPDDVARVKQYLDAGGNPDAPGHYVAWLHKQTDVYGFPFAGTWYDIGDLKAYEEADRFFAQQNAK
- the ptsP gene encoding phosphoenolpyruvate--protein phosphotransferase: MPTERSHYGIGVSPGVAIGVAHLFRQEMGTLPQRPIKAEQVEAEYARFREALGLSREQIVSVRERVGREIGEEQAKIFDFQIHIINDSHLAAEVKEALGRRLLNVEVVFTEAIERYIQLLSDIDDELFRERRTDIRDVRDRILTNLAQRRPRTMGELPFASVIVAHDIAPSDAAMMERGKVLAFATDMGGRTSHTAIMASSMGIPAVVGLHDMSVKIQDGEQLIVDGNRGIVVVNPVEETVQRYNREIFRIKAFEEELVEIREQPAVTTDGHRVVLSANIEVPEEIASARANGAEGIGLYRTEFLYMSRDELPTEEEQFEAYKAILEGLKPDPVIIRTFDLGGDKFVSHLDIPFELNPFLGWRAIRFCLERVDIFKTQLRAILRASVHGNLKLMYPMISSVDEVVSANAILDEAKEELLREGVPFSERFEIGAMIEVPSAAVTADIIAGEVDFFSIGTNDLIQYTLAVERTNDRIAHLYKPCHPGVLRLIKMTIDAAHANDIWVGMCGEMAADPSIAMVLVGMGIDELSTSAIAVPKIKKVIRSISYAEAVDFARELLKYHRADRIQEMASERLRSILPALYEQQG
- a CDS encoding methionine adenosyltransferase, whose translation is MGASDYLFTSESVSMGHPDKVADQISDAVLDEIMRQDPMGRVACETLVTTGLAFVAGEITTSCYVHIPDIVRQTIREIGYTDPEMGFDYETCAVITSLDKQSPDIAMGVDEKPDHEQGAGDQGLMFGYACRETTELMPMPIQLAHRLMERQAEVREKKVLPWLRPDGKCQVTIEYVGRKPKRVHTVVFSTQTQDVPIKTVREGVMEEIIKKIIPAAMLDSKTVYHINPTGRFVFGGPKADCGLTGRKIIVDSYGGRGSHGGGAFSGKDPSKVDRSASYAARHVAKNIVAAGIADECEIQVSYAIGVAKPLAINVVMFDTGKLPHARVVELIYKHWDLRPAMIIKNLDLRRPIYKETARHGHFGRNGGANNGFTWEKLDKVEALKADAGL
- the hprK gene encoding HPr(Ser) kinase/phosphatase, which codes for MRGIRVGYLYERMADELRLTTQAGERGMNRRIKVAEVERPGLAMTGFFDYFAWRRIQVLGKVEIFYMRSLPSDVRRERIRRLMERNIPCMIVARNYRPPEELLEEANSFNVPLFRTPLITMNLVNRLTLFLDEEFAPTVSIPGNMVEVYGVGVLIRGKGGVGKSETSLGLIEKGHRLITDDIVRIRLREGRYLVGTGAELTRHHMEIRGLGIINVQALFGAVCFKEEAPIDLVVTLERWDPEKEYERLGIEEETISILGKPVPHLLIPVRVGRDIVLMVETAALTHRLKATGYNPAKQLNERLVGIMTKP